The following is a genomic window from Actinomadura sp. WMMB 499.
TGAGCGCCCGTGCCGCGCGGCGCGGGGGCCGCGTGCACCCCGCCGATGACGAACCCGCTGCGGGGCCGCGTCGGGACGCGCCGCAGCGGGACGTCGAGGTCCTGCGGCGGCACGTGGTACCGCAGCCGGGCGAGCCGGACGGCGAGGACCTTCAGCACCTCGACGGTGATCCGCTCGCCCGGGCAGCGGTGCCCGGTGCGCGGATCGCCGCCGCCCTGCGGCACGAGGACGTCCGGGGCGGTCTCGGTGCCGCCGGCGGCGAACCGCGCGGGGTCGAACCGTCCGGGGTCGAAGCGGTACGGCTCGTCCCACAGGCCCGGGTCGTGGTTCTGCCCGAACAGGTCGAGCAGGACGAGCGCCCCGCCGGGGATCCGCTCGCCGCGCCAGCGCATGCTCCGGACGGCCGCGCCGCCGACGAACGGGGCGAACGGGTAGAACCGCCGCACCTCGTCCGCGAAGGCCGTCGCGAACGCGTCGTCCCCGGACGCGAGCCGCTCGCGATGCTCCGGCCACCGGTGCAGCGCGTGCGCCGCGAACGTGACGAACCAGGCGATCGCGACCGTCGGGCGGACGATGTTCAGCAGCTCGACCGCGGCCGTGCGGGGATCGAGCGGCCGCCCGTCCGCGTCCCGGTGCCGGGCCACCGCGGCGACCGCCGACCGCGCCGGCGGGCCGCCGTCCTGCCCGGACGAGCGCGCCCGCGCCTCGCTGACCAGGCCCGCGACCCACGCCTCCTGCCGCCGCCGCGCCGCCCGCGCCCGCCAGTGCCGGGGGCCGGGGGTGGCGAACCCGTCCACCATCGCCGTCACGTCGCGGGCGAGATGGTCGGCGTCGGCGTCGTTCAGCGGCAGGCCCGCCCACCGGCACACCCCCCGCGCGAGCACCCGGCTCGCCTCGTCGAACAGCACGACGCGCGAACTCTGCTCCCACGACCGCACCAGCTCGTCCCAAGCCGCCCGGACGTGCGCGACGAGCCCGTCGATGCCTTCCGGGTCGTCCAAGAGCGTCATGAACAGCTCCTTGCGGACCCGATGCGCGTGCCCGTCGAGCGTCTGCACGCTCCCATGACCGAAAAGGGTGCTGAGGACGGGTTCCGGGAGGGCGGTGCGCCGTTGCACGTGGCCCTCACCGTAGAAGAACCGCACGGCGTCCGGTCCGCGCAGCGCCACCGCGGGCTTCCCCAGCAGCCGGGTACGGACGACCTGCCGGTCGGTCCTCCGGAAGCGGGCGGGCAGCCACGCGTACCCCTCGGCCAGCAGGAAGAGCGTGTTGTCCGGGATCAGGCGATGAGGTCGACGCATGGGCGCCGCATCCCCGCAGCGCGCTGTCGCAAACGCCCCCGATTCGGGCAGTCCGAAACAGCCGCCCTGACGCGGCGTCGCGCTTGGAGTCGCTATTGTTCGTGAATGCCCGGAAAGAAGATCAGCCCCGTCTTCGTGGTCTGCGCCGCGATCGGCGTCCTCCTCATCGCCTTCGCCATGTTCGGGACGCTCGTCGCGGGTGCCAAGGTCGACGAGCCCGACGGCGACAAGGCGGAGATCCAGATCCAGCTCGCGACGATGCTGAACTTCATCGTCGCCGGGGTGGCGTTCGTCCTCATCGGCCTCGGCTTCCAGCAGGCGTCCGGCACCCGCGCCGCCGCGCCGCAGGTGCCTCCGGGAGGCTGGCAGCAGCCCGGCGGCCACCTCCCGCCCCCGCAGCAGCAGGCCCAGCCCCATCCCCAGCAGCAGCCGCACCCCCAGCAGCCGCCGCCCCAGCGCTGACCTCGTCCCGGCACCGGCCCGGCGGAACCCCCGGGACAGCGGGCCGCGGTGATCTGCCGCGATCCGGGCATGATCGACGAAGGGGGGCGCACCGCCCCGATGCGGTGAGCGCCATCACGCGGCGAGACGCCGCCGAAGTCCGCGACGCAGCCGGGCCGCCTCCCCGACACCGGCCCCGCCGACCGACCGGCCGCCGAAGCCGATCAGACGGGCCCGGACGGTTCGGCCGTCCGGGCCCGTCCGGGCTCGCCCTCGAGCCGCCGCAGGTAGCGCTCGACGATCTCGTCGGTCTCGGCGTGCCCGAGGGACATGCCGAGGGACTTCTCCATCGTGACCAGCCGCGACAGGCTCGTCAGCAGCGCGGACAGGAACGCCGCGGGGAACTCCCCGAGGTCGACCCCGTACCGCTCCGCGAGCCGCTCCATGGCCTCGGCCTGCATCGCCCGCATCCGCTCGGCGTAGCGGCCGATCTCGTCCCGCAGCCCCTTGCGGTGGTTGGCCAGCGCGACGTACTCCATGGTCAGCGCGGTCGCAGCCGGATCGGTGCTGAACGCCCAGAGCTCGCGCAGCGGCTGCTCGGCGGCGAGCGCCCGCGCCTGGTGCTCCACGCCCTCCTCGGCGCGGCGCCGGAACGCCTCCAGGAACAGCTCGTCCATCGTGCGGAAGTAGTAGTGGACGAGCTGCGGCTTGAGCCCGGCCCTGGCCGCGACCCGCCGCGACGTCACCGCCGCGTACCCCTCTTCGAGCATGAGCAGTTCCGCCGCGTCCAGCAGTGCCGCCCGGTTCTTGGCGTCCGGCGCGCCGATCCTGCGCGGCGATGTCATCTGTCCGACCTCCACGGGCTCTCGATCGACCCAGGCAATCGTAGTTGCCGCGTCAGAGAATCCCGTGCGCGCCATCGCGCCGGCCGTCCGGACGCCCGCCGCGCCGGACCCGCGTGAGCGGCTCGTCAGTCCCGCCGCCGCGGTGCGTCCTGCCGGTTCTTCCCGGCACCGGCACCGGCCTTCGGCCTGCCGAGGTGGAAGTGGCCCCGCTTGCGCTGCGCCGGGACGGCGGTCGCCTCGGAGTCCGCGTGCTCCCGCGACCGGTCGTCCCCGCGGTCCTGCAGGCGGTCGCGGTCGCCGACACGGTCGTCGGCGCGCCCGGGCAGGCGCTCGTCCCCGCGGTCGCCCACGGCACGCTCGGCCGCCGCCCGCCGGGCGTCGCGCACGCCGACCACCAGGAAGCGTCCGAGCGCCAGTGCCGCCAGCCCGATCATGATCGCGCCGAGGCCCTGGAAGAACGTGAGCTGCTCGGTGATCTGCCGCGCCTGGCCGCCGAGGCCCGTCCCCACGCCCATGTTCCAGAGCGCGGCGATGATGGTGCCGACGACGAACCACAGCCCGCCCAGTGCGGCCAGCCAGCCGCCGACCAGGGCGAAGGGCCGGTTCCTGGTGAACAGCAGGATCAGCCCGCCCAGCCCCACGGCGATCGCCGGGAGGACGGACAGGACCAGCCAGTCATTGCTCCAGACCCAAGCGTCGCTCGATCCGAAGCCGAAGTCGAAGTAGGGCCCGATGAACGGAATGAGCCCGCCCCACAGTGCGAGCAGCACCAGCAGAAGCCCGCTGATCATGCCCCGGCTGCGGGGGGCTCGCATCGTCCCAGTCATGAGAATCCCTCCGTGACCAGGTGATATACGAATATTTGTGGCAAGCCGTACCCGGCCTGCCGGGCTCCAACCGGACCGCCACGGCAAAGAAACGGTCGGCCGCGGCCCACGGCCCCCGAACCGGTCAGGAATC
Proteins encoded in this region:
- a CDS encoding cytochrome P450; amino-acid sequence: MRRPHRLIPDNTLFLLAEGYAWLPARFRRTDRQVVRTRLLGKPAVALRGPDAVRFFYGEGHVQRRTALPEPVLSTLFGHGSVQTLDGHAHRVRKELFMTLLDDPEGIDGLVAHVRAAWDELVRSWEQSSRVVLFDEASRVLARGVCRWAGLPLNDADADHLARDVTAMVDGFATPGPRHWRARAARRRQEAWVAGLVSEARARSSGQDGGPPARSAVAAVARHRDADGRPLDPRTAAVELLNIVRPTVAIAWFVTFAAHALHRWPEHRERLASGDDAFATAFADEVRRFYPFAPFVGGAAVRSMRWRGERIPGGALVLLDLFGQNHDPGLWDEPYRFDPGRFDPARFAAGGTETAPDVLVPQGGGDPRTGHRCPGERITVEVLKVLAVRLARLRYHVPPQDLDVPLRRVPTRPRSGFVIGGVHAAPAPRGTGAHRAS
- a CDS encoding TetR/AcrR family transcriptional regulator — translated: MTSPRRIGAPDAKNRAALLDAAELLMLEEGYAAVTSRRVAARAGLKPQLVHYYFRTMDELFLEAFRRRAEEGVEHQARALAAEQPLRELWAFSTDPAATALTMEYVALANHRKGLRDEIGRYAERMRAMQAEAMERLAERYGVDLGEFPAAFLSALLTSLSRLVTMEKSLGMSLGHAETDEIVERYLRRLEGEPGRARTAEPSGPV
- a CDS encoding DUF418 domain-containing protein; the encoded protein is MTGTMRAPRSRGMISGLLLVLLALWGGLIPFIGPYFDFGFGSSDAWVWSNDWLVLSVLPAIAVGLGGLILLFTRNRPFALVGGWLAALGGLWFVVGTIIAALWNMGVGTGLGGQARQITEQLTFFQGLGAIMIGLAALALGRFLVVGVRDARRAAAERAVGDRGDERLPGRADDRVGDRDRLQDRGDDRSREHADSEATAVPAQRKRGHFHLGRPKAGAGAGKNRQDAPRRRD